The Candidatus Bathyarchaeota archaeon DNA segment CATTATTGATAACGCAATAGATGAAATATCTATGGCTAATACTTCTCTTGAAGGAATTAAAAATTCATCAAAGGGTTCCGAAATCCTTGTTCCTACTGGAGCAAGTTCTTTTGTTCGTACTACTCTATCAGATGTCAAGAAAGTAATAATGGGAGTAGGTGCTGGAGTTAGTATTGAGAAAACAATAGGGGATTCTATGACTGATTTGAAAAATAGACAAGACGAACTTGAAAAAATTAAATCTTCTCTTCAAACTCAATTAGGTCAAGCGCTAAAAGATTTAGATTCTAAGAGAAATCAAGTCGCAGAAGTAATGAGAAAGAGAGAAAGTGGTGCATGAAATAACTGATTCCATCTCTTGTATGCAATTGGTTATTTTTTCTACTTCCCATATTTTTACAAATGGTGCTTTTCTTTGTTCGATAAAATAAATGCAGGACTATCTAAACTAGTCGATAAAATATCAAAAACAGAAATAAAGGAAAAGAAATTAGATAATTTTTTGGATGAATTTGAATTAATTTTAATTCAAAATGATGTAGCTGTACCAGTTGTAGATTCTCTAAGTTCAGAATTAAAGAAAAAAATCAAAACAGAGCAAGTGCGAAGATTCGGTGATGTTAGAGAGCCTGTAAAAAAAGCTCTTAGAAACGTTTTACTCGACAAACTGAAAGTCAGTAAAAAAGTTGATTTTTTTGAAATATTAGAGAATAAGAAGAAACAGAAAGAACCTTTGGTATTAGTTTTTGTTGGGATAAACGGTACCGGTAAATGTATTACCGGTGATTCCTTAATACCCATTTCCAGAAATGAATCTAGACCTATTGCAGAAATATATAATGAAATAGCACGAACCGGAACGCAAATCGATGATGTAGAAGGAACAATTGTTACAAATAAGAAATCAAACATCAGAATGCCTTCTGTAGATTTTCAACAATTCGGAATTAGAGAAGCAATTCCTTCATTTTATTGGAAACTGAAGAATAATGGGCCATTATTGAGTATCTCTTTAAAAAATGGTAGTAATATTCAAGTCACGCCTGAACATCCGTTCTTCACAAAAATAAGCGGAAGAATATCAAAAATAAATGCGATTGACTTAACTGAAAATTCCCATATTTTAATCACCGAAAAGCGATCTAATCCAGCTAAGTTTCACAGAAAATTAAATTGGGCGGGTGTAGAAAGAATTGATCAAGTAGACGGTATTAAATATGTATATGATTTCACAATACCTTCCGATCATAATTTTATCGCAAATGATATTGTAGTGCACAATACTACAAGCATAGCTAAGTTAGCAAATATCTTATCTAAAAAAGGCTATTCTTCAGTAATAGCTTGTTGCGATACTTATAGGCCTGGTTCAATAGAACAATTAGAAGAACATGCAAGAAATGTTGGAGTTAGAACTATAAAGCACGGGTATGGATCCGATGCGGCAGCAGTAGCATTTGATGCAATAAAATATGCGAAATCCAAAGGTTTGAATGCAGTATTGATTGATACCGCTGGAAGAATGCAAACAAACAAGAACCTAATAGATGAGATGAAAAAGATTGTAAAGATATCAAACCCAGATCTTACAATCTTAGTTGTAGATGCACTTACCGGAAATGATGCAACAGAGCAAGGTAAGGTTTTTAATGAAGCTATAAAACTAGATGGAATAATACTCGCAAAATTAGATGCCGATGCAAAAGGTGGTAGTGCGATATCCTTATCACATATAACAGAAAAACCAATAATATTTGTAGGAACTGGTCAGAAATATGATGATTTGATGGAATTTAATCCTGAATTTATAGTCGATAATATTATTTCCAAATAAAAAGATACAAAGGAATGATTGGTTATGAAAAAAAAGGTCTCTAAGCGCACATCTCCCAAAAAAGAAGTCAAGCGCACGCGTGCTAAAAAAGAAGTAAAGCCCACACGTGTTAAAAGAGAAGCCAAACCTAAAGCAAGTATAATCAAAGGCATTATCCTAAACTATAGACTTGGTCAATTCACCCAACACAATAAAGAGCTTCTGACCAAGGTATTGAGAATTCAGAACGAAAGCGAAGCTAGCGAGTACATTGGCCGTAAAGTTGTTTGGCGATCAATTGGTGGTAAGAAAATAGTCGGTAAAATTGTCGGGATTCATGGAAAGAATGGAGTTATGAGGGTTAGATTTAGAACAGGATTGCCTGGACAAGCTATTGGTACTAATGTAGATATTATCTAATGCTTAGCAAGATTATCAGATTTTTTTTAGGATCATTTCATTTAGATTAGTCTAGAATCCAAATCTTTGAGGTCTAATTTTTGAAAATCGGGGTAGGCTCTAAGAATCCAAATAAAGTAAAATCTGTAGAGAGTGTAATGAAAAAGATCTATACTCAAGAGCACTTAGAAGTTATTGGATTGAATATCAATTCAAAAATATCATCACAACCATTCAATGGAGAAACAATTGAAGGGGCCATCAATAGAGCTGAAGAAGTCATGAATAAAATAGATGCTGACTTGGCAATAGGCATAGAAGCGGGACTTTTCAGATTTCCTTTCTTGTCTACTAATTATCTAGATATTCATTGGTGTGCGATTCAAGACAAAATGAAAAAGATTACTATAGGATGCAGCTGTGGATTTGAATTACCTCAAGAAGTCGTTCATAAAGTATTGCAAGACAAAGAAGTCGGCGATGTTATGGATGAATTTGTAGGAATAGAGAATATTGGA contains these protein-coding regions:
- the yjjX gene encoding inosine/xanthosine triphosphatase, whose translation is MKIGVGSKNPNKVKSVESVMKKIYTQEHLEVIGLNINSKISSQPFNGETIEGAINRAEEVMNKIDADLAIGIEAGLFRFPFLSTNYLDIHWCAIQDKMKKITIGCSCGFELPQEVVHKVLQDKEVGDVMDEFVGIENIGKKMGAIGILSKGIIDRSDLAQQAVLTAMIPRISKDYYFNKKKNSTFK
- a CDS encoding signal recognition particle receptor subunit alpha produces the protein MFDKINAGLSKLVDKISKTEIKEKKLDNFLDEFELILIQNDVAVPVVDSLSSELKKKIKTEQVRRFGDVREPVKKALRNVLLDKLKVSKKVDFFEILENKKKQKEPLVLVFVGINGTGKCITGDSLIPISRNESRPIAEIYNEIARTGTQIDDVEGTIVTNKKSNIRMPSVDFQQFGIREAIPSFYWKLKNNGPLLSISLKNGSNIQVTPEHPFFTKISGRISKINAIDLTENSHILITEKRSNPAKFHRKLNWAGVERIDQVDGIKYVYDFTIPSDHNFIANDIVVHNTTSIAKLANILSKKGYSSVIACCDTYRPGSIEQLEEHARNVGVRTIKHGYGSDAAAVAFDAIKYAKSKGLNAVLIDTAGRMQTNKNLIDEMKKIVKISNPDLTILVVDALTGNDATEQGKVFNEAIKLDGIILAKLDADAKGGSAISLSHITEKPIIFVGTGQKYDDLMEFNPEFIVDNIISK
- the pfdA gene encoding prefoldin subunit alpha, which translates into the protein MSNVTNDEEFLRGTMVELRVLEGSVNLIQSRLNIIDNAIDEISMANTSLEGIKNSSKGSEILVPTGASSFVRTTLSDVKKVIMGVGAGVSIEKTIGDSMTDLKNRQDELEKIKSSLQTQLGQALKDLDSKRNQVAEVMRKRESGA
- a CDS encoding 50S ribosomal protein L35ae; the encoded protein is MKKKVSKRTSPKKEVKRTRAKKEVKPTRVKREAKPKASIIKGIILNYRLGQFTQHNKELLTKVLRIQNESEASEYIGRKVVWRSIGGKKIVGKIVGIHGKNGVMRVRFRTGLPGQAIGTNVDII